The Bacteroidota bacterium nucleotide sequence TCGACGACGAGTGGACGCTCTTTTTGCCGATTCTTTGTTTACGGCAACGACATGCGGAATCAAGATCGTCTCTCTTGAGAACGGCGAAACTCTCTATGAGCGCGAAGCGAAAACGCTCCTCCGGCCCGCTTCGAACATGAAATTGGTCACCTCGGCAGCGGCACTGGCGACGTTGGGACCGCATTTCTCCTTCAAGACCGAACTCTACGCAGACACGGCGAGCAGCAATGATACGCTCCTCGGGAATATTTATGTGAGGGGATTTGGAGATCCCGATCTCACTTCGGCGCAGCTGGCAGATCTCCTTTCGACGCTGAAGACCAAAGGGATCGCTCACATCGGCGGGAACGTGATCGGCGACGCAAGCTATTTCGACGATGAGCGTTGGGGAACCGGGTGGATGTGGGACGACGAGCCGTCGGGGTTTGCCGCCTACAACTCCGCGCTTTCGATCAACCGCAATTGCGTCGAGGTGACCGTCACGCCGGCTCAGAATGCCGGGGATACCGCCATTGTCGCCATCGATCCTCCAACGCATTACGTTTCTCTTCTCGCCGCGGCAACCACGTCGCCCGACACTGCACCATTGACGCTTGAGATATCACGAAAATTCAAGGAACGGCTCAACGTCATAACGGTCAGAGGGCAAATTCCGCGCGGATCAAAGCCCCAGAAGGAAGAGCTCTCCGTCTGGCAACCCGAGATGTACTTCCTCACGCAAGTGAAGGAAGAATTACAGCGTGAGAATATTTCCTTCGATGGGAAGCTGCTGCTCGACACGATCCCGCGGTCCGCCCTCCTGCTCGGCCGGCATCTGCAGCCGATCGATTCGATGGTCGTCTATCTGAATAAAATGAGCGATAATCTCTCTGCTGAGAACGCGCTGAAGAGCATCGGAGCGGAATGCTGCGGAATTCCCGGAACGACGCTCCACGGCATCTCGGCAGTGAAACGGACACTTTCTACTTTCGGCATCGACACCGCAAAGTTTCTCATGGTGGATGGGTCGGGCGTCTCTCACTATGATTTGCTGACGCCGGAACTATTGGTCTCGCTTCTTCGGGGAATGTACTCCAGGAAGGATCTTTTCGATCTCTACTATTCCTCGCTTCCCAACGCCGGCGTCGATGGGCTCCTGGCAAATAGGATGAAAGGAACGCCGGCGCAGAATAATCTTCACGCAAAGACCGGCACTCTGGGCGGGGTGAGCGCTCTCTCAGGATACGTGACGACCACCGACGGAGAAATGCTTTGCTTCTCGATGATGATGCAGAATTATATCGGGTCGGGAGAACCGTATAGAAGAATCCAGGACGCCATCGGCTCACTCATGGCAGGTTTTTCGCGGACGCACTCCACGAACGGCCAAAAATAGAGCGGCCGCCGAAACTTTCTTCAGCGGCCGTATCGCCGGTTCTCTTCTAACAAGATTACTTCAACGCTTTTACGCGCACGTCCCCGCCGGAAGTCTCCGCCCGGATCACATTCCCCCCCCCGTTGATCTTTCCGCGCAGTTCGTCGTCCGCCATGTCTCCTTTGACGGTGATCGGCAGTTCGCACCTGACTTTTCCGCCGCTCGTCGACGCTTCGAGGTTTGCCGAGATAGAGTCGTTGACAAAAATATTGATATCCCCTCCCGAGCTGTGGATGTCAACGCCCTTGTTGTCTCCGATCAATTTGAGCATGACGCTGCCGCCGGACGTTTCCGCGTGAACGTTTCCGTCGATACCGGAGAGCTCGATCTCGCCGCCGGAGGTTTCGACATTGACCCCGCCTGCAACTTCGTCGGCATGGACGTTCCCGCCAGAAGTGACGCCTTTCAGCCCCCCCTTGATCTTGCGAACGTCGATGTTCCCTCCGGAAGTATTGATGTCGACCGTCCCGTTGACGTCGTCGATCGTCAGATTGCCTCCGCTCGTCTCGAAGCGTACATCCCCGTCAAGGTCGCGCAGCGTCATATTTCCGCCGGAGGTATTTGCCTTGATGAAAAACTTTTTCGGAACGGTAACATGGAACCGCACGTCCAGATCGCCCATATCCCATTTAAAAAAATTATTATCGTTCGCTTTGCCGATGATCGAGATCCGGTCGGGGCTTTCCGAAAACCGGACGTCGAATTTATCGGAACGGCGGTCGCTCCCCTCGATATCGACTTTTACGAGGACCTCCTCTTTATCCCATGTGACGATATCGACATCCCCGGCGTCGGTGTCGAGCAGAAGATTGCCCCCGCTTTTCACTGAGAAATTCTTTTCGATGTGCCGGTTGGTCGACGAAGATTCATCGTGACCGAACATCGATCGCAGTTCATCCCGCGGCGAATCCGAAGACGGGTTGTCGAACTGCGAATTCGAATAAAGGACCATCACGCCGCCGAACATGATGCCGACAGCGATAAAGACAATTATTTTAGCCCATGAGGAAGGTGATATTTTCATAGCCGCTCCTTGGTTTTATATTCTTTTCCCCTCGTTCACATAACGAATATTTTAGAGAAAAGTTGCAGGGTATTCACGGCAAATCGTTTGCAGATACTCCCTTTTGTTCCATGGATCAATGGCGATGGTGCCTATGTCATTGCTTCTCGCTGGCCTTTTTTGTATCATTTTTCACCACCAACTTCCGGATTATGATCAAATTTCCATTGCTGTTAACGGCGGCAGTTCTTTTCACATCGTGCAATCAGCGTCCAGAAAGCCCGCATCCGCAGCAATCGCCGCCATCCCAAACACTCCCGGCAAAAATCGCCATGCCCGAGTTCGACGGTCAAAAAGCATTCTCGTATCTGAAGGCGCAGACGGATTTCGGTCCGCGCAACCCGAATTCAATCGGACACCAACAGTGCCTGGAATACCTCTCGCATGAGCTGTCACGCTATGCAGAACACGTGACACGGCAGGATTTTATTCACCACGGGTACGGCGGCGAAATTTTACGACTGACGAACATTTTCGGAACCTTCAACAGTTCGGCAACGGACCGAATATTATTGCTGGCTCATTGGGATACTCGTCCGCGATCCGACGAAGAGAAAGACCCTGCCAAGCGGAATCAGCCGATCCTTGGCGCGAATGACGGAGCCAGCGGCGTGGCGGTGCTGATGGAAATCGCCGGTCTTCTCAAACAAACTCCCCCGCGCATCGGCGTCGACATTCTTTTTGTGGATGGAGAAGATTACGGCACAAGCCACGATCTCGAAAATTATTTTTTGGGTACCCGATATTTTATGAAGGTCAAAAGCGAGAATTACAGGCCGCGATTCGCAGTGCTGCTCGATATGGTCGGCTACAAGGACCTCCAGATCCCGATGGAACAAAGCTCCGCGGCCTATGCCCCCGAGGTCGTCGAACGGATCTGGTCAACGGCAGAAAATCTCGGCGTCACGCAGTTCATTAATGTCCCCGGGGAGCAAATATCGGACGACCATACGCCTCTCAACGAAGGGGGACTCCCCGCGGTTGACATTATCGACTTTCAATACCCCTATTGGCACACAACACAGGATACGCCTGACAAATGCAGCGCTGAAAGCCTAGGTGCAGTCGGGAAAGTGTTAATGCAGGTCATCTATTCAGAATTGCCGGGTACGGGCAAGTAGATGCATAGGCAATCCATGCAGCTTCGTGAAACGCTCCCCCTCCTTTGACCCGCTATGAATGAACCGTACGTCGAAGTCGCTCTCCGCCTCGCCGCAGACATTGCCTTGAGAGAGCTTCTTTCTTCTCAACTCTTTGAAATCGGTTTCAACGGATTTCTCGAGGACGACGCCGTACTGTATTGTTACATCCCAAAAAGTCACTGGGATGAAGCGGTCGGGATGAAGGTATCGTCGATCGTGAAACAGAACGGCCTCCCTTTTGACACAATTTCCAGCGTCTCCGAAATTCAGCAGCAGAATTGGAATCAGCAATGGGAAGCATCGATTCAGCCCGTTGCGGTGACGGAGAGCATCATCATCACCCCGTCGTGGCGCGATGTGACGAACCCGGACGGACAAGTTGTGTTGATCATCGACCCCAAAATGTCGTTCGGCACAGGCTATCATGAATCAACGCGGCTGATGCTACGCATCATGGAGCGGGCGATAACGCCGGGTTCGTTCGTCCTCGACGTGGGAACGGGCACCGGGATCCTTGCGATCGCTGCGGTGAAATTCGGCGCCCGATTTGCGGTGGGAGTCGACATCGATGAATGGTCGTATGTCAACGCTAAAGAAAATGTCGAACGAAACGGATGCGAACAGAAGGTGGAGATCCGCTTCGGATCGCTCGACGTCGTCACAGAGCACGAATTTGATTTCATCCTTGCAAACATCACACGGAACACCATCACCGAGTTATTTCCTTCGATGCTGGAGAAGATCAGTCAGCACGGGACCCTTCTCCTCTCAGGGCTCTTGCGCGACGACTACGATCCCATAAACAAAGTCCTTTCAGAACGTCGATATGCGATCCACTTCGTTGAAAGCGAAAATGAATGGATCGGGATAGCGGCGCGGAAGCAAATGACATGAGAGTAAGCAGCATTGACATCGGCACGAATACCATTCTGCTGCTCGTTGCCGACATTGGCGTGAACGGGATCGCCAGAGTGGTTCACGACGAACAAGTCATTGCCCGGATCGGCAAGGGGGTCGACGAGAAGCGCGTGATCAATCGAGAGACCTTTCATCGCGCCGCGGATTTTCTGCGGAAGTATGGGGGGACATCAACGCGGCTCGGCGCAGAAAAAATCATCGCGGTGGGAACAAGCGCTCTTCGGGATGCCGCAAACAGAGAGGAATTCCGCGAGTTCAT carries:
- the dacB gene encoding D-alanyl-D-alanine carboxypeptidase/D-alanyl-D-alanine-endopeptidase translates to MKKYLLFPVLTIIALTLQSCSTLERLTRGETPLEQFRRRVDALFADSLFTATTCGIKIVSLENGETLYEREAKTLLRPASNMKLVTSAAALATLGPHFSFKTELYADTASSNDTLLGNIYVRGFGDPDLTSAQLADLLSTLKTKGIAHIGGNVIGDASYFDDERWGTGWMWDDEPSGFAAYNSALSINRNCVEVTVTPAQNAGDTAIVAIDPPTHYVSLLAAATTSPDTAPLTLEISRKFKERLNVITVRGQIPRGSKPQKEELSVWQPEMYFLTQVKEELQRENISFDGKLLLDTIPRSALLLGRHLQPIDSMVVYLNKMSDNLSAENALKSIGAECCGIPGTTLHGISAVKRTLSTFGIDTAKFLMVDGSGVSHYDLLTPELLVSLLRGMYSRKDLFDLYYSSLPNAGVDGLLANRMKGTPAQNNLHAKTGTLGGVSALSGYVTTTDGEMLCFSMMMQNYIGSGEPYRRIQDAIGSLMAGFSRTHSTNGQK
- a CDS encoding DUF4097 family beta strand repeat-containing protein — its product is MKISPSSWAKIIVFIAVGIMFGGVMVLYSNSQFDNPSSDSPRDELRSMFGHDESSSTNRHIEKNFSVKSGGNLLLDTDAGDVDIVTWDKEEVLVKVDIEGSDRRSDKFDVRFSESPDRISIIGKANDNNFFKWDMGDLDVRFHVTVPKKFFIKANTSGGNMTLRDLDGDVRFETSGGNLTIDDVNGTVDINTSGGNIDVRKIKGGLKGVTSGGNVHADEVAGGVNVETSGGEIELSGIDGNVHAETSGGSVMLKLIGDNKGVDIHSSGGDINIFVNDSISANLEASTSGGKVRCELPITVKGDMADDELRGKINGGGNVIRAETSGGDVRVKALK
- a CDS encoding M28 family peptidase; this translates as MIKFPLLLTAAVLFTSCNQRPESPHPQQSPPSQTLPAKIAMPEFDGQKAFSYLKAQTDFGPRNPNSIGHQQCLEYLSHELSRYAEHVTRQDFIHHGYGGEILRLTNIFGTFNSSATDRILLLAHWDTRPRSDEEKDPAKRNQPILGANDGASGVAVLMEIAGLLKQTPPRIGVDILFVDGEDYGTSHDLENYFLGTRYFMKVKSENYRPRFAVLLDMVGYKDLQIPMEQSSAAYAPEVVERIWSTAENLGVTQFINVPGEQISDDHTPLNEGGLPAVDIIDFQYPYWHTTQDTPDKCSAESLGAVGKVLMQVIYSELPGTGK
- the prmA gene encoding 50S ribosomal protein L11 methyltransferase; this translates as MNEPYVEVALRLAADIALRELLSSQLFEIGFNGFLEDDAVLYCYIPKSHWDEAVGMKVSSIVKQNGLPFDTISSVSEIQQQNWNQQWEASIQPVAVTESIIITPSWRDVTNPDGQVVLIIDPKMSFGTGYHESTRLMLRIMERAITPGSFVLDVGTGTGILAIAAVKFGARFAVGVDIDEWSYVNAKENVERNGCEQKVEIRFGSLDVVTEHEFDFILANITRNTITELFPSMLEKISQHGTLLLSGLLRDDYDPINKVLSERRYAIHFVESENEWIGIAARKQMT